The following are encoded in a window of Bacillus xiapuensis genomic DNA:
- the trhA gene encoding PAQR family membrane homeostasis protein TrhA has translation MANTHVFSRGEEIANSITHGVGAVFSIAALTLLIALSSIYGNVWHVVSFMVFGITMLLLYLSSTLVHSFPRGKVKDLFEIFDHSSIYLFIAGTYTPFLFLAVKGTLGWTLFGVIWGLALIGTVFKCFYVKRFLKTSTILYVVMGWLIVFAWEPLIQNISSNSVVLLVTGGILYTIGAVFYVWRGFKFHHMIWHLFVLAGSVSHFFSVLYLLPGI, from the coding sequence ATGGCAAATACCCATGTATTTTCCCGCGGAGAGGAGATCGCTAACTCCATCACTCATGGGGTTGGAGCTGTTTTCAGCATCGCGGCTCTAACATTGCTGATCGCTTTGTCCAGCATTTATGGAAATGTGTGGCATGTGGTTAGCTTTATGGTTTTTGGTATTACCATGCTGCTGCTTTATTTATCCTCTACATTAGTGCACAGTTTCCCGCGGGGAAAGGTCAAAGATTTATTCGAAATTTTCGACCACTCGTCCATTTATTTATTTATCGCGGGCACCTATACGCCATTTCTGTTCTTAGCTGTCAAAGGAACTCTCGGATGGACATTATTTGGGGTCATTTGGGGGCTGGCACTGATCGGCACGGTCTTTAAATGCTTCTATGTAAAGAGATTTTTAAAAACATCTACTATATTATACGTTGTCATGGGCTGGCTGATTGTGTTTGCCTGGGAACCGCTCATACAAAATATTTCGTCAAACAGTGTTGTTTTGTTAGTTACTGGCGGCATTTTGTATACGATTGGAGCGGTATTCTATGTATGGAGAGGCTTTAAATTTCATCATATGATTTGGCATTTGTTTGTGTTAGCCGGAAGTGTTTCTCACTTCTTTTCCGTGCTTTACTTATTGCCAGGCATTTAA
- a CDS encoding AzlC family ABC transporter permease gives MEPIKAEQLTFTQGVKDCIPTLLGYISIGFAAGVIGVSSGLSILEIALLSALVYAGAAQFIISGMLATSSGAAAIIFTTFIINLRHLLLSATLAPHFSQYSVWKNIGIGSLVTDESFGVAASRIFSGKAVNDRWMNGLNITAYVSWVASCILGALLGKWVPDPEAYGLDFALTAMFIALLVLQLESLKRSQVKHNLFLMTSMVICMYALSFFFSIDVAVILSTLIVATIGVVTRP, from the coding sequence ATGGAGCCAATAAAAGCGGAACAATTGACCTTTACTCAGGGCGTCAAAGACTGCATTCCCACATTATTGGGATACATCAGTATAGGCTTTGCAGCGGGGGTTATCGGAGTATCCTCCGGGCTTAGCATATTGGAAATTGCGCTTTTGTCCGCGCTTGTATACGCAGGTGCCGCTCAATTTATCATTTCCGGGATGCTGGCGACTTCAAGCGGGGCTGCTGCCATTATTTTCACAACTTTTATCATTAATTTACGTCATCTTTTATTAAGCGCTACACTAGCTCCTCACTTTTCTCAATATTCTGTATGGAAAAACATCGGGATAGGATCACTTGTGACCGATGAATCATTCGGGGTTGCCGCCAGCCGGATCTTTAGTGGAAAAGCGGTAAATGACCGCTGGATGAACGGATTGAACATCACCGCTTATGTCTCTTGGGTTGCATCCTGCATTCTTGGCGCGCTACTGGGCAAGTGGGTGCCGGATCCGGAAGCGTATGGATTGGATTTTGCTTTAACAGCGATGTTCATTGCTTTACTCGTTTTACAATTGGAGAGCCTCAAGCGGTCACAGGTAAAACATAACTTATTTTTAATGACTTCCATGGTCATCTGTATGTATGCTCTCTCTTTCTTCTTCTCCATTGATGTTGCTGTCATTCTTTCCACCTTAATTGTGGCAACGATTGGTGTGGTGACTCGACCATGA
- a CDS encoding AzlD domain-containing protein — protein MTVHPFVLLVIIGCALVTLVPRVAPFLIVRKLRLPQAVMTWLSFIPVCILTALVIGSVLTKNSAQRPKVDSETFLVLMPTILIALWTKSLLITVIFGVAAMAALRAFL, from the coding sequence ATGACGGTTCATCCCTTTGTTTTATTAGTTATTATCGGCTGTGCGCTTGTGACGCTTGTCCCTAGAGTCGCTCCTTTCCTGATTGTCCGGAAGCTGCGCCTGCCTCAAGCGGTTATGACATGGCTTTCCTTCATCCCTGTTTGCATATTGACTGCACTCGTAATAGGAAGTGTGCTGACGAAAAATTCTGCCCAGCGGCCCAAGGTGGATTCAGAAACCTTTTTAGTCTTAATGCCCACTATACTTATCGCTTTATGGACGAAAAGCCTGCTGATAACTGTCATTTTTGGTGTGGCGGCGATGGCAGCTTTAAGAGCTTTCCTGTAA
- a CDS encoding YrzI family small protein — MTINLIFATITIKRRQKTMEDYFHEQRVKEIYEELQYKQSDEIQRLF, encoded by the coding sequence GTGACGATCAATCTGATTTTTGCCACCATCACGATTAAAAGACGTCAAAAAACGATGGAAGACTATTTTCACGAACAGCGCGTGAAAGAGATTTATGAAGAATTGCAATACAAACAATCCGACGAAATTCAACGGCTGTTCTAA
- a CDS encoding PH domain-containing protein has product MGLFDGLIGNATEADIKKVEKTLKLIIADGEQIEKAFQILRDLIVFSNKRLILIDKQGMTGKKMEYHSIPYRNITHFSVETAGTFDLEAELLIWISGVENPVAKQFRKDNSIFEVQRTLAAYVL; this is encoded by the coding sequence ATGGGATTATTTGATGGATTAATTGGCAATGCCACAGAAGCGGATATTAAAAAGGTAGAAAAAACGCTGAAATTGATTATAGCGGATGGAGAGCAGATAGAGAAGGCATTTCAAATTTTGCGCGATTTAATTGTATTTAGCAATAAGCGGTTAATCCTTATCGACAAGCAGGGAATGACAGGGAAAAAGATGGAATATCACTCCATTCCTTATCGCAATATTACTCACTTCAGCGTAGAAACAGCTGGAACATTTGATTTAGAAGCTGAATTGTTAATTTGGATTTCTGGTGTGGAAAATCCGGTCGCTAAACAATTCAGGAAGGATAACAGCATATTCGAAGTACAGCGGACATTAGCAGCATATGTTCTGTAG
- a CDS encoding helix-turn-helix transcriptional regulator yields the protein MARGEGKFLIKQRAFLKLFMIHFVEENRLYGMQAMDELKATFKQFGYEPNHSEIYRSLHELIDDGILKRHKKLQEGAKYKEVVIYQFADYEKAKLYKKQVKTDLDRSIGLLRKALEDIF from the coding sequence ATGGCGAGGGGCGAAGGGAAATTTTTAATCAAGCAGCGGGCGTTTTTGAAATTATTCATGATTCATTTTGTTGAGGAAAATCGTTTGTATGGCATGCAAGCGATGGATGAATTAAAAGCGACGTTTAAACAATTTGGGTATGAACCGAATCATTCAGAAATTTATCGATCCCTTCACGAATTAATTGATGACGGCATTTTGAAAAGGCATAAAAAGCTGCAAGAAGGGGCGAAATACAAGGAAGTGGTCATTTACCAATTTGCGGATTATGAAAAAGCAAAGCTATATAAAAAGCAAGTAAAAACAGATCTCGACCGCAGCATAGGATTGTTAAGAAAAGCTCTGGAAGATATATTTTAA
- a CDS encoding DUF421 domain-containing protein: MPQWLDVTLRSLSFLIVLFIITKLIGKRQISQLSFFEYITGITIGSIAAEVSLVRERSVLDGLVAIVIWGLIPLLAGYLALKSKAFRGVVEGSSTIFIKDGKVLEENLKKEKYTIDELLSLLRKNNIFSITDVEYAVLEHDGSLNTLLKKDKQPLTRKDLNLPQLNEKEPHTIIMDGRLLLDSLAESGKTKEWLNEQLEAAGVSLENVFIGQVNTYGELDVDVYDDQLQTPTPQERPLLLANLKKFAADMESFALSTNCTKTKKMYEQNAAALREVIHKVTPYLQS, from the coding sequence ATGCCACAGTGGTTAGATGTTACACTTCGCTCCCTTTCTTTTCTCATTGTATTGTTTATTATCACGAAGTTAATTGGCAAGCGGCAAATATCTCAATTGTCCTTTTTTGAATATATCACGGGCATTACAATCGGCAGCATTGCTGCTGAAGTATCCTTGGTTCGTGAACGTTCTGTTTTAGACGGATTAGTGGCGATTGTTATTTGGGGGCTGATTCCTCTGCTAGCGGGTTATCTTGCTTTAAAAAGCAAGGCATTTCGCGGGGTAGTGGAAGGGTCGTCCACCATTTTTATTAAAGACGGAAAAGTGCTGGAAGAGAACTTAAAGAAGGAAAAATATACGATTGATGAATTGCTGTCGCTTTTGCGGAAAAACAATATTTTTTCCATTACCGATGTGGAATATGCCGTTTTAGAGCATGACGGCAGCCTAAACACTTTATTAAAGAAAGACAAACAGCCGCTGACGAGAAAAGATTTAAATCTTCCGCAACTAAACGAAAAAGAGCCCCATACGATCATCATGGACGGCCGATTGCTCTTGGACTCGCTTGCTGAAAGCGGGAAGACAAAAGAGTGGCTCAATGAACAGCTGGAGGCAGCGGGAGTTTCTCTGGAGAATGTATTTATCGGACAAGTGAATACCTATGGAGAGCTTGATGTTGATGTATACGATGATCAGCTGCAAACACCAACACCTCAAGAAAGACCATTATTATTGGCGAATTTAAAAAAGTTCGCGGCGGATATGGAGTCATTTGCACTTTCAACCAATTGTACTAAAACGAAGAAAATGTATGAGCAAAACGCTGCGGCGCTGCGAGAAGTCATCCATAAAGTCACCCCATATTTACAAAGCTAG
- a CDS encoding DUF1657 domain-containing protein → MTVASDVKTCTAGLKHAEAVFSKLAMLSQDQESQRVFHESMETLHDVISRMNQRIYELEKAEPQYQGF, encoded by the coding sequence ATGACGGTCGCATCTGATGTAAAGACGTGTACAGCGGGTTTAAAGCATGCGGAAGCTGTGTTCAGCAAGCTGGCTATGCTGTCGCAGGATCAGGAGTCGCAGAGAGTCTTTCACGAAAGCATGGAAACACTGCATGACGTGATTTCTCGAATGAATCAGCGGATCTATGAACTGGAAAAGGCAGAGCCGCAATATCAAGGATTTTAA
- the spoVAD gene encoding stage V sporulation protein AD, producing the protein MERKRTWVFENKPVIISTGTVGGPFEGNGRIAEDFDVLHGDLWLGQETYEKAHKKLIEDASFRAIEKAKLQKEDIEFFFGGDLINQITPTSFSARTLGVPYIGLFGACSTSMEGLALSSFIINSKGAHYILTAASSHNAAVEKQFRYPTEYGGQKPPTSQWTVTGAGAAIVAQEGDGPRVVSATIGKVIDMGLTDPFNMGGAMAPAAVDTIISHLTSLKLDPAHYDLIVTGDLGSIGRRIAFEMLTERGISITDRQFQDCGLMIYKDSQPVFSGASGAGCSAVVGYGHLLKRMKKGELKRILIVATGALLSPLSYQQNESIPCIAHAVSIEYQP; encoded by the coding sequence GTGGAAAGAAAGCGAACATGGGTCTTTGAGAACAAGCCGGTAATCATTTCTACTGGAACCGTCGGGGGGCCGTTTGAAGGAAATGGACGGATCGCCGAAGATTTTGATGTTCTTCATGGCGACTTGTGGCTAGGGCAGGAAACATATGAAAAAGCCCATAAAAAGTTAATTGAAGATGCTTCTTTCCGGGCAATTGAAAAAGCGAAATTGCAGAAGGAAGATATCGAATTTTTCTTCGGCGGAGATTTAATTAATCAAATCACCCCGACTAGCTTTTCGGCGAGAACGCTTGGAGTGCCTTATATCGGGTTATTCGGCGCTTGTTCAACGTCTATGGAGGGTCTGGCTTTAAGCTCTTTCATTATTAACAGCAAAGGGGCTCATTATATTTTAACCGCTGCCTCCAGCCACAACGCAGCGGTAGAGAAGCAATTTCGTTATCCCACTGAGTATGGCGGCCAAAAGCCGCCTACTTCACAATGGACGGTAACAGGAGCCGGCGCTGCCATTGTGGCGCAGGAGGGGGATGGTCCAAGGGTGGTTTCGGCCACGATCGGGAAAGTAATTGATATGGGATTAACAGACCCTTTCAATATGGGGGGAGCGATGGCCCCAGCAGCCGTTGATACGATTATCAGCCACTTAACTTCTTTAAAGCTCGATCCGGCGCATTATGATTTAATTGTCACCGGCGATTTAGGTTCTATCGGACGCAGAATTGCTTTTGAAATGCTGACGGAGCGGGGGATTTCCATTACGGACAGGCAATTTCAAGACTGCGGGCTCATGATTTATAAGGACAGCCAGCCGGTATTTTCAGGGGCGAGCGGAGCGGGCTGCTCGGCTGTGGTCGGGTACGGTCATCTGCTGAAGCGCATGAAAAAGGGAGAGCTGAAAAGAATTCTTATAGTAGCAACCGGCGCTTTGCTTTCACCGCTGTCCTACCAGCAAAATGAATCGATACCGTGCATTGCTCATGCGGTTTCGATTGAATATCAGCCTTAA
- a CDS encoding DUF1657 domain-containing protein, translating to MTVINDLKTTMAGLKSAQASLESFVLATDNQQAKQLFQTAASQTQTVIDTLQPRINEVEQEEPQYKSE from the coding sequence ATGACTGTAATCAACGATTTGAAAACAACGATGGCAGGATTGAAAAGCGCACAAGCCAGCTTAGAAAGCTTCGTTTTAGCGACAGATAACCAGCAAGCTAAGCAATTGTTCCAAACGGCAGCGAGCCAAACACAAACGGTGATTGATACGCTGCAGCCAAGAATTAACGAAGTGGAACAAGAGGAGCCGCAATACAAAAGTGAATAA
- a CDS encoding LL-diaminopimelate aminotransferase — translation MFFHVAKRMEQFGPSIFSELKAYKLKKQEEGQTIIDLSLGSPDLPPAAAVCETLSELAGDSSQYGYTLSGTKAFYQAVAHYYRRVYHTALDPETEIVHAMGSQEGLVHLPLVFADPGDTILVADPGYTAYETGLAVAGAEPYFMSLTKENNFLPDLSAIPEEVTYKARMIILNYPGNPIPAVANEDFFRKVINFAKKYNIVVLHDAAYSEFYFDSQRPLSFLSVPGAKEVGIEINSLSKSFSLAGARIAYIAGNAHMIRLITQLKSNLDYGVFAPIQAAGIAALNHAEEIGKTVRAVFERRRNRFVDELRKIGWLVDKPSGGMFLWAKIPEGWSSKEFSFTCIDESGVVMVPGVAFGKNGEGYVRIALVHPEEVLAEAAQRLAAVISERA, via the coding sequence ATGTTCTTTCATGTAGCCAAAAGGATGGAACAATTTGGCCCGTCCATTTTTAGCGAATTAAAAGCTTATAAATTAAAAAAGCAGGAAGAAGGACAGACAATCATCGATTTAAGCTTAGGCAGTCCGGATTTGCCGCCAGCGGCTGCTGTTTGCGAAACATTATCAGAACTGGCGGGAGATTCCAGCCAATACGGTTACACTTTATCCGGCACGAAGGCATTTTACCAAGCGGTAGCTCACTATTACCGCCGCGTATATCATACTGCGCTTGACCCTGAAACGGAAATTGTCCATGCAATGGGCTCACAGGAAGGGCTTGTTCATTTGCCGCTTGTATTCGCCGATCCCGGCGATACAATTCTTGTTGCAGATCCGGGCTATACAGCTTATGAAACGGGCCTTGCTGTCGCGGGAGCCGAGCCCTACTTTATGTCTTTAACGAAGGAAAATAATTTCTTGCCGGATCTATCCGCCATTCCCGAGGAAGTGACCTATAAAGCGCGGATGATCATTTTGAATTATCCGGGCAATCCGATACCGGCAGTGGCTAACGAGGATTTCTTTCGGAAGGTCATCAATTTTGCCAAGAAATACAATATTGTTGTGCTTCACGATGCAGCTTATTCAGAATTTTACTTTGATAGTCAACGTCCATTAAGCTTTTTATCCGTTCCCGGAGCGAAGGAAGTCGGCATTGAAATTAATTCCTTGTCTAAAAGCTTCAGTTTAGCTGGAGCCAGAATTGCTTATATCGCCGGAAATGCGCACATGATTCGGCTGATTACTCAGCTCAAATCCAATTTAGATTATGGGGTGTTCGCTCCAATTCAGGCTGCGGGAATTGCCGCACTGAATCATGCTGAAGAAATCGGAAAAACGGTTAGAGCTGTGTTTGAACGCCGCCGCAACCGATTCGTCGATGAGCTGAGAAAAATTGGCTGGCTCGTCGATAAGCCATCAGGAGGGATGTTTCTTTGGGCAAAGATCCCGGAAGGCTGGTCGTCTAAAGAATTTTCCTTTACCTGCATTGACGAATCTGGTGTCGTAATGGTGCCTGGAGTGGCTTTTGGAAAAAACGGCGAAGGTTATGTAAGAATTGCCCTTGTTCATCCAGAGGAAGTCTTAGCCGAAGCCGCTCAAAGATTAGCCGCTGTCATTTCTGAAAGAGCATAA
- a CDS encoding YkvA family protein — translation MKKIWKRVRFLLNIRRFLPFLKDFFISSEVSWGKKALSVGFIAGYFLLPFDLIPDFFAAIGIVDDLAVFVFIVQQMINMAPASLAAKHQLN, via the coding sequence ATGAAAAAGATATGGAAACGGGTGCGGTTTCTGCTGAATATCCGGCGTTTTCTTCCGTTTTTAAAGGATTTCTTTATCAGCAGTGAAGTATCGTGGGGGAAAAAGGCCCTTTCCGTTGGATTTATTGCCGGATACTTTCTTTTGCCGTTTGATCTCATTCCTGATTTCTTTGCAGCCATTGGAATTGTTGATGATTTGGCTGTTTTTGTCTTTATCGTTCAGCAAATGATCAACATGGCGCCGGCTTCTTTAGCCGCCAAGCATCAATTAAATTAA
- a CDS encoding TrkH family potassium uptake protein, translating into MKESKRMKSLKLSTFQLIVVLYLTGALLSTGLLLLPIGHKPGVDLSLIDALFVAVSALSVTGLSTVGIVDTFNTIGYFFILCILQVGGVGIMTLSSIIWLLVGKRIGMRERQLIMADQNRTDLAGLVKLMREIFLLILGIEAAGTLILGIYLLQYYPTANEAFLHGLFGAISATTNGGFDITGQSLLPFKDDYFVQFINMILIVLGAIGFPVLVEIKDYLTYRGPHKYCFSLFTKLTTTVYGILAVLGALGIYFLDRTHFFADKSWHESFFYAAFQSIAARSAGLTTLDLNEFSMSTLLFISTLMFIGASPSSVGGGLRTTTFAIAMLSVYFFARGKNTIKIFKREVHPIDIQRAFVVVSTGFFIWGGSIIFLSFLEPGLPIVKIIYEVSSAFGTTGSSLGITADLGVPAKLLLIALMFIGRIGLFSLLFIIRGREIKESFHYPRERILIG; encoded by the coding sequence ATGAAAGAATCGAAAAGAATGAAATCCTTAAAGCTGTCGACTTTTCAGCTAATTGTAGTGCTGTATTTAACTGGAGCATTGTTATCGACCGGGCTGCTTCTGCTGCCGATAGGACATAAGCCGGGTGTCGATTTATCCTTAATAGATGCGTTGTTTGTTGCGGTCAGCGCGCTGAGCGTAACTGGGTTGTCGACGGTTGGAATTGTGGATACCTTTAACACGATCGGCTACTTCTTTATTTTATGTATTTTACAGGTCGGCGGAGTTGGGATTATGACATTAAGCTCGATTATTTGGCTTCTTGTCGGCAAAAGAATCGGCATGCGCGAGCGCCAGCTGATTATGGCTGATCAAAACCGAACAGATTTGGCGGGCCTTGTTAAGCTGATGCGGGAAATCTTTCTGTTGATTCTAGGCATTGAAGCCGCCGGCACGCTCATTTTAGGCATCTATCTCTTGCAATACTATCCGACAGCCAATGAAGCTTTTTTGCACGGTTTATTCGGTGCGATCAGCGCTACAACAAACGGAGGATTCGATATAACGGGCCAGTCCCTCCTTCCTTTTAAAGACGATTATTTTGTTCAATTTATTAATATGATTCTGATCGTCCTTGGAGCGATTGGTTTTCCTGTTCTCGTGGAAATTAAAGACTATTTAACGTACAGAGGCCCGCATAAATATTGCTTTTCCTTATTTACAAAGTTGACAACCACAGTCTATGGCATTTTAGCCGTACTGGGAGCGCTCGGTATTTATTTTCTTGACCGAACTCACTTTTTTGCGGACAAATCATGGCATGAATCTTTCTTCTATGCTGCTTTTCAGTCGATTGCAGCTAGAAGCGCAGGCTTAACAACACTTGACTTAAATGAATTCTCAATGTCTACATTGCTCTTTATCTCGACTCTCATGTTTATTGGCGCTTCTCCAAGCAGTGTCGGCGGCGGTTTGCGCACAACGACATTTGCAATCGCCATGCTTAGCGTATATTTTTTTGCTCGAGGAAAAAATACGATTAAGATCTTCAAGCGGGAAGTGCATCCAATCGACATTCAGCGAGCTTTTGTTGTCGTGTCGACCGGCTTTTTCATCTGGGGAGGATCCATTATCTTTCTTTCTTTTTTAGAACCTGGTTTGCCGATTGTCAAGATTATCTATGAAGTCTCTTCAGCTTTCGGCACCACGGGTTCTTCCCTCGGAATCACTGCTGATTTGGGAGTTCCCGCCAAGCTGCTGCTTATTGCGCTCATGTTTATCGGACGCATCGGTCTGTTTTCTCTGCTGTTTATCATTCGCGGTCGAGAAATTAAAGAAAGCTTCCATTACCCGAGAGAACGGATTTTAATTGGATAA
- a CDS encoding LrgB family protein encodes MSSTTAFSIGATIMVYMLARRLAIRMPSVLTTPVFTSTAVLILLLIACGISYEEYTPAKEIMIYLLGPATVALAVPLYHNRAVLYSRMLPALIGLTTGTVATITSAVWLVKAFGLSETVAAAAAAKAVTTPVAIEISRLIGGDPALSAAFVMVAGMFGAMFGPWVLTAAHISDPFSRGMSIGTVSHGIGTSQAVAEGALQGAVSGAAMGFAAILTSVLLPWLFPLIYN; translated from the coding sequence ATGAGCAGCACCACAGCATTTAGCATCGGGGCGACCATCATGGTATATATGCTGGCTCGCCGATTAGCGATTCGGATGCCCTCTGTGCTGACGACACCGGTATTTACTAGTACGGCCGTTTTAATACTTCTGCTGATTGCTTGCGGAATCTCCTATGAGGAATATACGCCGGCAAAAGAGATCATGATCTATTTGCTTGGTCCTGCTACCGTAGCGCTCGCCGTTCCTCTCTATCATAACCGTGCTGTGCTGTATTCCAGAATGCTGCCGGCTTTAATCGGACTGACAACTGGAACCGTCGCGACGATCACTTCAGCTGTATGGCTTGTCAAAGCATTTGGACTGTCAGAAACGGTTGCTGCTGCAGCCGCAGCGAAAGCAGTGACTACGCCGGTTGCAATTGAAATCTCACGCCTAATTGGCGGAGATCCGGCACTATCAGCTGCTTTCGTTATGGTAGCCGGGATGTTTGGTGCCATGTTTGGCCCTTGGGTGTTAACAGCCGCGCACATCAGTGATCCTTTCTCTAGAGGAATGTCGATCGGAACGGTGTCTCACGGAATCGGTACTTCTCAAGCGGTAGCGGAAGGTGCATTGCAAGGAGCTGTCTCTGGCGCGGCGATGGGATTTGCCGCCATTCTGACCTCTGTATTGCTGCCATGGCTGTTTCCGCTCATATATAACTAG
- a CDS encoding CidA/LrgA family protein encodes MKEGCLFSIQIVILWGINRFGYWLADLWQLPLPGNVLGMLLLFMLLVTKVIKVEWVERGAAFLNKHLTFFFIPIAVGLMMYGELIVKSGLALAAVVFGSSLIGLVITGGVTQTLAKRAEKEVVRNEQHHSI; translated from the coding sequence ATGAAAGAAGGATGCTTGTTCAGTATACAAATCGTTATTTTATGGGGAATCAACCGATTCGGCTATTGGCTTGCCGATCTTTGGCAGCTGCCGCTCCCGGGAAATGTTTTGGGGATGCTTCTTTTGTTTATGCTTTTAGTTACGAAGGTGATAAAGGTTGAGTGGGTGGAAAGAGGCGCTGCATTTTTAAATAAACATCTTACCTTCTTTTTTATCCCGATTGCTGTGGGATTAATGATGTACGGCGAACTAATTGTCAAAAGCGGCCTGGCACTTGCTGCAGTGGTCTTTGGCAGCTCCCTGATTGGCTTAGTCATTACGGGCGGCGTTACACAAACTCTTGCAAAACGAGCGGAGAAGGAAGTGGTTCGCAATGAGCAGCACCACAGCATTTAG
- a CDS encoding long-chain-fatty-acid--CoA ligase, translated as MNVPLVLPQFLDRAVTYYGEKTAVITEDRMFTYHELNARINQLSRGLAELGVKKGDKVAYLAPNSLEMLEGFYGIYQLGAVMVPLNIRLKPEDYAFMLNHSESKILLIDQTLYPLIEPVRDQLATVEHIIVHYKDKHTKAIGYDEWLERFSETAFERTELEENDVASLLYTSGTTGNPKGVMLTHRNNYIHAMSAMHTLRVSDRDVYLHVLPLFHVNGWGSPFYYTANGATHICLRTINPEAIFKAVLAHGVTVMHMAPTVLNYLLQYYDENKPQIKQEIRVVIAGSAPPPSFVKRVEEELGWEFLQVYGMTESSPLSLCSSIQSSFLDHSMEEQYRMKAKAGYAMIGCQVKVVDELGEEVAHNGREIGEVVVRSNGVMKGYWKNEEATMEALRNGWLHTGDMGTVDAYGHIDIVDRKKDIIISGGENISSIEVEGVLYNHPDVLEAAVLAVPHEKWGETPHAFVVRRPEAKLTEHELILYCRNHLAHFKAVTGVSFVEELPKTASGKIQKVQLRNDYWKSEGKTGRFVN; from the coding sequence ATGAACGTGCCTTTGGTGCTGCCACAGTTTTTGGATCGGGCTGTTACTTACTATGGAGAGAAAACAGCTGTTATTACTGAAGATCGGATGTTTACATACCATGAACTGAATGCAAGAATTAATCAGCTTTCGCGCGGCTTAGCAGAGCTTGGCGTTAAAAAAGGGGATAAAGTAGCCTACCTTGCTCCTAATTCACTGGAAATGCTCGAAGGATTTTATGGAATCTATCAGCTGGGGGCTGTAATGGTTCCGTTAAATATCCGTTTAAAGCCTGAAGATTATGCATTTATGCTCAATCACAGTGAATCGAAAATATTGCTGATCGACCAAACGCTGTATCCGCTTATAGAACCGGTTAGAGATCAGCTTGCGACCGTCGAGCATATCATCGTTCATTATAAAGATAAGCATACAAAAGCGATCGGATATGATGAATGGCTTGAGCGATTTTCTGAAACCGCTTTCGAACGGACGGAGCTGGAGGAAAATGATGTAGCCAGCCTTTTATACACAAGCGGAACAACAGGCAATCCGAAAGGGGTCATGCTCACCCATAGAAATAATTATATCCATGCGATGTCGGCTATGCATACCCTGCGCGTGTCTGATCGTGACGTTTATTTGCATGTGCTGCCTTTGTTCCATGTCAATGGCTGGGGTTCCCCTTTTTACTATACAGCAAACGGCGCCACTCACATATGCTTAAGAACGATAAACCCGGAGGCGATTTTCAAAGCGGTGCTCGCACATGGTGTGACGGTCATGCATATGGCCCCCACTGTATTAAATTATCTTTTGCAGTACTACGATGAAAACAAACCACAGATTAAACAGGAGATTCGCGTCGTGATTGCCGGCTCTGCTCCGCCGCCTTCCTTTGTGAAGCGGGTAGAAGAAGAACTTGGGTGGGAGTTTCTTCAAGTGTATGGAATGACAGAATCCTCGCCTCTTAGTTTGTGTTCTTCCATCCAATCCTCTTTTTTAGACCATTCTATGGAGGAGCAATATCGCATGAAAGCAAAAGCCGGCTATGCTATGATCGGATGCCAAGTGAAGGTCGTGGACGAACTTGGAGAGGAAGTAGCGCATAATGGTCGGGAAATCGGAGAAGTGGTTGTCCGCAGCAACGGGGTGATGAAAGGGTATTGGAAAAATGAGGAAGCGACAATGGAGGCTTTGAGAAACGGCTGGCTTCACACAGGAGATATGGGAACAGTGGACGCATATGGACATATCGATATTGTCGACCGAAAAAAAGATATCATTATTAGCGGAGGCGAAAACATTTCATCCATTGAGGTGGAAGGAGTGCTGTATAATCATCCAGACGTATTAGAAGCAGCAGTGCTTGCCGTTCCCCATGAAAAATGGGGAGAAACGCCGCATGCTTTCGTGGTCAGACGCCCGGAAGCTAAGCTAACGGAACACGAGCTGATTCTATATTGCCGGAATCATCTTGCTCACTTCAAAGCGGTCACAGGGGTGAGCTTTGTTGAAGAACTGCCGAAAACAGCTTCCGGAAAAATTCAGAAAGTCCAACTTCGCAATGATTACTGGAAATCAGAGGGGAAGACGGGCCGTTTCGTGAATTGA